In a single window of the Caproicibacterium sp. BJN0003 genome:
- a CDS encoding virulence protein, translating into MEIRFNRTGAERKALVTAIGEILEMKPKYCGMPSASYQIGAFNVDRSGTVSFDERQCGADAENLLHTLADRGFTAKRMPDTAVEAEGRNIFERADEAAENAPQGETSGLTVTIPRETLSDTAIENLKRIVASKSALLKKALGTDSLRIEVSDEQVSFPWFAQTDGDSVKAYTHLVAALCEMAMHAKRVTATEKETENEKYAFRCFLLRLGFIGAEYKAERKILLKNLTGSSAFKNGGADRALSE; encoded by the coding sequence ATGGAAATAAGGTTTAATCGAACCGGCGCGGAGCGAAAAGCGCTGGTCACGGCAATCGGAGAAATTTTAGAAATGAAACCGAAATACTGCGGAATGCCGAGCGCGTCCTATCAAATCGGTGCTTTCAATGTTGACAGGAGCGGAACGGTTTCCTTTGATGAGCGGCAATGCGGTGCTGATGCTGAAAACCTCCTCCACACCCTTGCAGACAGGGGCTTCACCGCCAAAAGGATGCCTGACACTGCCGTGGAAGCGGAGGGCAGGAACATATTCGAAAGAGCGGACGAAGCCGCAGAAAATGCGCCGCAGGGCGAAACGTCGGGGCTTACAGTGACGATTCCGAGAGAGACCCTTTCGGATACGGCCATTGAGAACCTAAAAAGAATTGTGGCTTCCAAATCCGCTTTGCTGAAAAAGGCGCTCGGAACAGACAGCCTTCGGATTGAAGTGTCTGATGAGCAGGTGTCCTTCCCTTGGTTTGCACAGACGGATGGGGATTCTGTAAAGGCATACACCCACCTTGTTGCGGCTCTTTGCGAAATGGCAATGCACGCTAAGCGTGTGACTGCCACAGAAAAGGAAACCGAAAACGAGAAGTACGCATTCCGCTGTTTTCTCCTCCGGCTGGGATTTATCGGAGCGGAATACAAGGCAGAACGAAAAATCCTGCTGAAAAACCTCACGGGTTCCTCAGCGTTTAAGAATGGAGGTGCTGACCGTGCGCTTTCCGAGTAA
- a CDS encoding helix-turn-helix domain-containing protein produces the protein MNERIKELRRALCLTQDEFAKRLGITGGGVSKLEKGTRNITEQMALSICREFNVSHAWLVDGVGDMFLDDDMATTAVFDRIMSGENETAKAVFKAFAKLDDSQWETLYKIIEEVRKNLPNKKENADN, from the coding sequence ATGAACGAACGTATAAAAGAATTGCGCAGGGCACTGTGCCTTACACAAGATGAATTTGCCAAACGTTTAGGAATTACCGGAGGTGGCGTATCCAAATTAGAAAAGGGAACTCGCAATATTACTGAGCAGATGGCTTTATCTATTTGCCGGGAATTTAACGTCTCCCACGCATGGTTAGTCGATGGTGTCGGTGATATGTTTCTTGATGACGATATGGCAACTACTGCTGTATTCGACCGAATCATGTCAGGAGAAAATGAAACGGCGAAGGCCGTTTTTAAAGCCTTCGCCAAGTTGGATGATTCCCAATGGGAAACATTATATAAAATAATTGAAGAAGTACGCAAGAATCTTCCTAATAAAAAAGAAAACGCCGACAATTAA
- a CDS encoding zinc-ribbon domain-containing protein has protein sequence MRCSNCNQILSDDWTFCPFCGKKRILNIRKLQVQVGHPR, from the coding sequence ATGCGCTGTAGCAACTGCAATCAAATTCTATCCGACGACTGGACCTTTTGCCCTTTTTGCGGTAAAAAACGAATTCTAAATATTCGTAAATTGCAAGTGCAAGTTGGACACCCCCGGTAG
- a CDS encoding IS30 family transposase produces MDCPDYITVEPERKPGQHLQREDRGAIERLRRLGYSNRAIARELNCSPSTVGNELRRGTPPRKSNKGRVPGYSAKRGQAVYRSNRSRCHKPHKVDSCTAFIDWVVQRVREHRWSLDACVGYARLHMLFKENEMMSTKTLYNELWAGGLSLSLFEVPDALKRRNTRGKSRINKRPKGRSIEERPDEVTARTVPGHWEADTVVGLRNGKEAVVFTLVERVTDNYIAMQIAGKTSEDVQAAMQALHAEFGDHFSSVFKTITADNGSEFENFAQTEQWGTMVYFTHPYSSWERPVNERHNGLLRDFIPKGTSIEKFSPAQVLTFADELNGRPRRRLGYQTPEELFDAFLDGVYAA; encoded by the coding sequence ATGGACTGCCCAGATTATATCACAGTGGAGCCAGAACGCAAGCCGGGACAGCATTTACAGCGAGAAGATAGAGGCGCAATTGAGCGGCTGCGCCGCCTTGGCTACTCAAATCGTGCAATCGCCAGAGAGCTTAACTGCTCACCAAGCACTGTAGGAAACGAGCTGCGTCGGGGCACACCGCCCCGCAAGAGCAACAAAGGCCGAGTGCCGGGCTATTCCGCAAAGCGAGGACAGGCGGTGTACAGGTCAAACAGGAGCCGGTGCCATAAGCCCCATAAGGTGGATAGCTGCACTGCTTTCATCGACTGGGTCGTGCAGCGGGTCAGAGAGCATCGCTGGTCTTTGGATGCCTGCGTGGGTTATGCAAGGCTTCACATGTTATTCAAGGAAAATGAGATGATGAGCACTAAGACTCTCTACAACGAACTGTGGGCTGGAGGCTTGTCATTATCTCTGTTTGAGGTGCCGGATGCCCTGAAACGCCGTAACACCAGAGGAAAGAGCCGAATCAACAAGCGTCCCAAGGGTCGTAGTATTGAGGAACGTCCCGATGAGGTCACTGCCCGTACTGTGCCGGGTCACTGGGAAGCCGATACTGTCGTTGGCCTACGAAACGGCAAAGAAGCGGTTGTATTTACTCTCGTTGAAAGAGTGACTGACAACTACATTGCCATGCAGATTGCCGGAAAGACCAGCGAGGATGTACAAGCCGCTATGCAGGCGCTTCACGCCGAGTTTGGCGACCATTTCAGCAGTGTTTTCAAAACCATCACTGCCGATAACGGCTCAGAGTTTGAGAACTTCGCTCAGACTGAACAGTGGGGCACAATGGTTTACTTTACACATCCGTATTCGTCATGGGAGCGCCCTGTAAACGAGCGCCACAATGGCCTGCTGCGGGACTTCATTCCCAAGGGAACCTCCATTGAAAAGTTCTCCCCGGCGCAGGTCCTGACCTTTGCTGACGAGCTAAATGGGCGCCCACGCAGGCGGCTTGGATACCAGACACCGGAGGAGCTTTTTGATGCTTTCTTGGACGGCGTCTACGCTGCATGA
- a CDS encoding ammonium transporter encodes MNGINSGDIAWMLTSSALVLIMTPGLAFFYGGMVKKKNTVNTMMSSVFVMGLASLLWVLIGFSLAFSGGKDGLIGNLNWFCLNHTEETADSAYPPTILCFAIFQMMFAIITPALVTGAIVERMRFSALFIFIAVWSIIVYYPMAHMVWGGGLLQQLGAIDFAGGDVVHISSGVSALVAALVIGKRKSYGKGSCQPHNVPFVLLGASLLWFGWFGFNAGSAGAANALAIHAFMTTNTAAAAAMLSWMLIEKIRSGKPTLVGASTGLVLGLVSITPGAGYVPIWSSIIIGALVSPICYFFITVVKPKFGYDDSLDAFGCHGIGGIWGGIATGIFATRGVTDLVGNYDGLIYGQWQLFVRQLIAVGVTVAVAVVGTLIALGVAKLCVRNLRVSDEDEAIGLDMSEHGESAYSLLDDKD; translated from the coding sequence ATGAATGGTATCAATTCGGGTGACATCGCGTGGATGCTGACTTCTTCAGCGTTGGTTTTAATTATGACCCCAGGGCTTGCTTTCTTTTACGGCGGCATGGTAAAAAAGAAAAACACCGTCAATACGATGATGTCTTCCGTATTTGTAATGGGACTGGCATCCCTTTTGTGGGTTCTGATCGGTTTTTCATTGGCTTTCAGCGGCGGAAAAGATGGTTTGATTGGAAACCTCAATTGGTTTTGCCTGAATCACACAGAAGAAACGGCGGATTCCGCTTATCCGCCAACCATATTATGCTTCGCAATTTTTCAAATGATGTTCGCCATCATTACACCAGCTCTAGTTACCGGTGCTATCGTGGAGCGGATGCGTTTTTCAGCGCTTTTTATCTTTATCGCTGTGTGGTCGATTATTGTATATTATCCGATGGCTCACATGGTGTGGGGAGGCGGTTTGCTTCAGCAGCTTGGGGCGATCGATTTTGCAGGCGGCGATGTTGTACATATCAGTTCCGGTGTCAGTGCGCTTGTGGCAGCTCTCGTCATTGGGAAAAGGAAAAGTTACGGGAAAGGTTCTTGTCAGCCGCATAATGTTCCCTTTGTGCTTCTTGGTGCGTCGCTGCTGTGGTTCGGTTGGTTCGGGTTTAACGCGGGCAGCGCGGGCGCGGCAAATGCGCTTGCAATTCACGCTTTCATGACTACAAATACGGCGGCCGCTGCGGCCATGCTTTCCTGGATGCTAATTGAAAAGATTCGGAGCGGAAAACCGACGCTCGTCGGTGCCAGCACGGGGCTTGTTCTCGGGCTTGTGTCCATCACGCCCGGTGCGGGATATGTTCCGATCTGGTCATCTATTATAATTGGTGCGCTGGTAAGTCCCATCTGCTATTTCTTCATCACGGTCGTGAAACCCAAATTTGGGTATGATGATTCACTAGATGCATTTGGCTGCCATGGGATAGGCGGAATCTGGGGAGGCATTGCCACCGGCATTTTTGCAACCAGGGGAGTCACTGATCTCGTCGGTAATTATGATGGCCTTATCTATGGACAATGGCAGCTGTTTGTTCGTCAGCTGATTGCAGTCGGAGTCACCGTTGCCGTCGCTGTCGTTGGAACTTTGATTGCATTGGGAGTAGCCAAACTCTGTGTACGGAATCTTCGAGTTTCCGACGAGGATGAAGCTATTGGTCTGGATATGTCGGAGCACGGGGAATCTGCTTATTCGTTACTCGATGACAAGGACTAA
- a CDS encoding tyrosine-type recombinase/integrase, with the protein MITPFYHVGKSLWIFLFKCPTSFYNRPILNIEHNVKKRGNGTGTVYKLPNGNYKAEVVIGYYKENGISKKQRKTITCKKKKDAILAIQKLKHTTDHKKSMTLFDLYKEYQATKKYDKLSQSQKDKMKFAWNKIEQMQLTKISDLTVKSMQDIIDATTQSYYPARDIKVLFSHLYEIAIKSEIESSNKSEYIELPDAPTAKRQTFSEKDIAKFWDDYNGQCPEGKAVAHDFSGYILIMIYTGMRVGELFGIKKDHVYLDKRYMVGGEKTSAGRDREIPINDFIFPIVQKFYLMGKERLIEKNLDTFYSEYWDTISRLEIRKLPPQTCRHTYFTLLAEHKVHPALIAAMGGHAQYKTAIDNYNRLSLQSKIEAANQI; encoded by the coding sequence GTGATAACTCCATTCTACCATGTAGGAAAATCACTGTGGATTTTTCTGTTCAAGTGTCCAACTTCATTTTACAACCGACCAATTCTAAATATTGAGCACAATGTAAAGAAACGAGGAAACGGCACCGGAACTGTTTATAAGCTTCCTAATGGGAACTATAAAGCGGAAGTCGTAATCGGTTATTACAAAGAAAATGGAATTTCGAAAAAGCAAAGGAAAACCATTACCTGCAAAAAGAAAAAAGATGCGATACTCGCCATCCAAAAATTAAAGCATACCACCGATCATAAAAAATCGATGACCCTCTTTGATCTGTACAAGGAATATCAAGCTACTAAAAAATATGATAAGCTCAGCCAATCGCAAAAAGACAAGATGAAATTTGCATGGAATAAGATCGAGCAAATGCAGCTCACAAAGATATCGGATCTCACTGTAAAGTCGATGCAGGACATCATCGATGCTACCACTCAATCCTATTATCCGGCACGAGATATCAAAGTCTTATTTTCCCATCTGTATGAGATTGCCATAAAATCCGAAATTGAATCTTCTAATAAATCCGAGTACATTGAATTGCCCGACGCTCCTACTGCAAAGCGTCAAACATTCTCCGAAAAGGATATTGCAAAATTCTGGGACGATTATAATGGTCAATGCCCGGAGGGAAAAGCCGTTGCCCATGACTTCTCCGGATACATCTTAATTATGATCTATACCGGAATGCGAGTCGGCGAACTATTTGGAATTAAAAAGGATCATGTCTATTTAGACAAACGCTATATGGTAGGCGGCGAGAAAACTTCCGCCGGCCGTGACAGAGAAATTCCAATCAATGATTTTATATTTCCTATCGTACAAAAATTTTACCTTATGGGAAAAGAAAGACTCATTGAAAAAAATCTTGACACATTCTATTCTGAATATTGGGACACCATCTCCCGGCTCGAAATTCGCAAATTACCGCCTCAAACATGCAGGCACACCTACTTTACCCTGCTTGCAGAACACAAAGTACACCCTGCACTGATCGCTGCTATGGGCGGTCACGCACAATATAAAACAGCGATTGATAACTATAATCGCCTATCTTTACAGTCCAAAATAGAAGCTGCAAACCAGATTTAA
- a CDS encoding MerR family transcriptional regulator → MEYTINQLAKLAGVSTRTLRYYDQCGLLPPKAVRSNGYRIYGETEVNRLQQILFYRELGVELSEIGRILAEKDFDGLSALQNHLSALREKRVRLDCLIDNVQKSISAMKGETEMTDEEKFEGFKEKLILDNEQKYGEEIREKYGDETVDRSNAKLKNMTKEQYGELEALTQELNRTLKAAFAQGDPGSELAQKACALHKRWLCFYWDHYSKEAHMGVAQMYVDDPRFTAYYDAIAPGCAVFLRDAVRIFCA, encoded by the coding sequence ATGGAATACACCATCAACCAGCTTGCAAAACTGGCAGGCGTCAGTACCCGGACGCTTCGCTATTATGACCAGTGCGGCCTGCTTCCGCCGAAGGCCGTGCGCTCCAACGGGTACCGGATTTACGGAGAAACGGAAGTAAACCGGCTCCAGCAGATTTTATTCTACCGGGAACTGGGCGTGGAACTGTCGGAAATCGGGCGCATTTTGGCGGAGAAGGATTTTGACGGGCTGTCCGCCCTGCAGAATCATCTTTCCGCTCTGCGGGAGAAGCGTGTCCGGCTGGACTGCCTGATTGACAATGTTCAGAAAAGCATTTCGGCAATGAAAGGAGAAACGGAAATGACAGACGAGGAAAAATTCGAGGGCTTTAAGGAAAAGCTGATTTTGGACAACGAGCAAAAATACGGCGAGGAAATCCGCGAAAAATACGGGGATGAAACCGTCGATCGCTCGAACGCCAAGCTCAAGAACATGACCAAAGAGCAGTACGGCGAGCTGGAAGCCCTGACGCAGGAACTGAACCGTACCCTAAAGGCAGCCTTTGCGCAGGGCGACCCCGGAAGCGAGCTGGCGCAGAAAGCCTGCGCGCTCCACAAGAGGTGGCTTTGCTTTTACTGGGACCATTACAGCAAAGAAGCGCACATGGGCGTTGCACAGATGTATGTGGACGACCCGCGGTTCACCGCGTATTATGACGCCATCGCGCCCGGATGCGCCGTGTTCTTAAGGGACGCGGTTCGGATTTTCTGCGCGTAG
- a CDS encoding DUF5049 domain-containing protein, translated as MPVLSDTVKKQILAVRDTGRTNMFDVNMVQRIAYDMEFYELVTYLEEHRREYAHFMLTGEG; from the coding sequence CTGCCTGTTTTAAGCGATACGGTCAAAAAGCAGATTCTGGCCGTGCGTGACACCGGGCGGACGAATATGTTCGATGTCAACATGGTGCAGCGCATTGCGTATGACATGGAATTCTATGAACTGGTGACCTATCTTGAGGAACATCGCCGCGAATATGCGCACTTCATGCTCACCGGAGAGGGATAA